In Candidatus Paceibacterota bacterium, one DNA window encodes the following:
- the aceE gene encoding pyruvate dehydrogenase (acetyl-transferring), homodimeric type produces the protein MLPAPEQTEEERWLESLERVVEFALKDQGPQKTAGFLLGLTERLRARGVEVPRVVSTPYINTIPADKQAPFPGDWEMERRIKSFIRWNAMAMVVNANREHSGLGGHISTYASSATLCEVGFNHFFRARTGDFAGDMVYFQGHATPGIYARAFLEGRLEERHLHNFRQELSEDGGLSSYPHPYLMPEFWQFPTVSMGLGPLLSIYQARFNRYLRARGFIEGEEPKVWAFIGDGETDEPETLGSLTLASREGLDNLVWVVNCNLQRLDGPVRGNGKIIQELEAAFQGAGWNVIKVIWGTAWDELLAADKTGLLLRRMEEALDGDYQKYSVEPGSYTRRHFFGKYPELLGLVNHLTDEQIHKLLRGGHDSRKVYAAYKAAMEHRGRPTVILAKTVKGYGLGEAGEGRNITHQQKKLNEKELRSFRARFGVPIGDEEIAETPFFRPAPESRETKYLLGQRAKLGGFVPQRVVQAKPLEVPKLETFGDLLKGTARTEMSTTMGFVRLLSTLIRNKAIGRQIVPIIPDEARTFGLDALFREVGIYSSKGQLYEPVDSKSLLYYNERKDGQILEEGITEAGAMASFLAAGTSYATHGLPMIPFYTYYSMFGFQRIGDLMWLAGDMRAKGFLLGATSGRTTLNGEGLQHQDGHSLILSSTIPTLRTYDPAFTYEVAVIIADGLRRMYTEGEEVFYYLTLYNENHEMPPMPEGVAEGILKGLYKFKAGPARKAVKAHVLGSGPIIREALRAQEILAERFGVSADVWSATSYKLLRNDALGAKRWNMLHPTEPPRKCYVENVLADEKGVFVAVSDNMKIVPDQIAPWVPGGLTTLGTDGYGRSETRERLRRFFEVDAESVVIATLHALAAKDMVDRRVVARAIKDLGMDPDKAYPELASW, from the coding sequence GTGCTGCCGGCGCCGGAACAAACCGAAGAAGAGCGGTGGCTCGAGTCGCTGGAGAGAGTGGTGGAGTTTGCGCTCAAGGACCAGGGACCGCAAAAGACGGCGGGCTTCCTGCTTGGCCTCACGGAACGCTTGCGGGCGCGCGGCGTCGAGGTGCCGAGGGTGGTAAGCACTCCTTACATCAATACTATCCCGGCTGATAAACAGGCCCCGTTTCCCGGGGATTGGGAGATGGAACGGCGGATCAAGAGCTTCATCCGGTGGAATGCGATGGCGATGGTGGTCAACGCGAATCGCGAGCACAGTGGCCTGGGCGGCCATATTTCGACTTACGCTTCGTCGGCGACGCTGTGCGAGGTGGGATTCAACCACTTCTTCCGAGCGCGCACCGGGGATTTCGCGGGGGACATGGTTTATTTCCAGGGCCACGCCACACCCGGGATATACGCGCGGGCGTTCCTGGAAGGGCGGTTGGAGGAGCGGCACCTGCACAATTTCCGCCAGGAATTGTCCGAAGACGGCGGCTTGTCGTCCTACCCGCACCCGTATCTAATGCCGGAGTTCTGGCAGTTCCCGACCGTGTCCATGGGGCTGGGGCCACTGCTTTCGATATACCAGGCCCGCTTCAACCGCTATTTGCGCGCACGAGGCTTCATCGAAGGCGAAGAGCCGAAGGTGTGGGCTTTCATCGGAGACGGGGAAACCGATGAGCCGGAGACGCTGGGGTCGTTGACGCTCGCGTCGCGGGAGGGGCTGGACAACCTAGTCTGGGTGGTCAACTGCAACTTGCAGCGGCTTGACGGGCCGGTGCGCGGCAACGGCAAGATCATCCAGGAACTGGAGGCCGCCTTTCAGGGCGCGGGCTGGAACGTCATCAAGGTGATCTGGGGCACGGCGTGGGACGAACTGCTGGCTGCCGACAAGACGGGGCTGCTGCTCAGGCGGATGGAAGAGGCTTTGGACGGCGACTACCAGAAATACTCCGTTGAGCCTGGCAGTTACACGCGCCGGCATTTCTTCGGCAAATATCCTGAGCTGTTGGGGTTGGTAAACCACCTGACGGACGAGCAGATCCACAAGTTGCTGCGGGGTGGCCACGACTCGCGCAAGGTCTATGCCGCCTACAAAGCCGCAATGGAGCACAGAGGCCGGCCAACGGTGATCCTGGCCAAAACCGTCAAGGGCTACGGTCTGGGTGAAGCCGGCGAAGGACGCAACATCACGCATCAGCAGAAAAAGCTCAACGAGAAGGAACTGCGGTCATTCCGCGCCCGGTTTGGCGTTCCCATAGGCGATGAGGAGATAGCGGAGACCCCGTTCTTCCGCCCCGCGCCGGAGAGCCGAGAAACCAAGTACTTGTTGGGGCAGCGCGCAAAGCTCGGCGGGTTCGTGCCCCAACGCGTCGTGCAGGCCAAGCCGCTCGAGGTGCCGAAGCTGGAGACATTCGGCGACTTGCTCAAAGGCACAGCGCGGACGGAAATGTCCACAACGATGGGATTTGTGCGTCTGCTGAGCACACTGATCCGCAATAAGGCCATCGGGCGCCAGATTGTGCCGATCATCCCGGACGAGGCGCGCACGTTTGGCCTGGACGCGCTGTTCCGCGAGGTCGGGATCTATTCCTCCAAAGGGCAGCTTTACGAGCCGGTGGATAGCAAGTCGCTGCTTTACTACAACGAGAGGAAAGACGGGCAGATCCTCGAAGAGGGCATTACGGAAGCCGGGGCGATGGCTTCGTTTCTGGCGGCGGGCACTTCCTACGCGACGCACGGCCTGCCCATGATTCCGTTCTACACGTATTACTCGATGTTCGGTTTCCAGCGCATAGGCGACCTGATGTGGCTGGCGGGCGATATGCGGGCAAAGGGCTTTCTGCTCGGCGCCACCTCGGGCCGCACCACGCTCAACGGCGAGGGCCTGCAGCACCAAGATGGCCACAGCCTGATCCTGTCGAGTACGATTCCAACGCTGCGCACCTACGACCCGGCGTTCACGTACGAGGTGGCGGTGATTATCGCCGACGGCCTGCGCCGGATGTACACCGAAGGGGAGGAAGTGTTTTACTACCTGACACTGTACAACGAAAACCACGAAATGCCGCCCATGCCCGAGGGCGTGGCGGAGGGAATTTTGAAGGGCCTCTACAAGTTCAAGGCGGGGCCTGCCAGGAAAGCGGTCAAGGCGCATGTGCTGGGCAGCGGACCGATTATCCGCGAGGCGCTGCGGGCACAGGAGATTCTGGCTGAGAGATTCGGTGTCTCGGCCGATGTCTGGAGCGCGACCAGCTACAAATTGCTGCGCAATGACGCGCTGGGGGCCAAACGCTGGAACATGCTGCACCCGACTGAGCCGCCCAGGAAGTGTTACGTAGAGAATGTCCTTGCGGACGAAAAGGGGGTCTTCGTGGCTGTGTCGGACAACATGAAGATTGTGCCTGACCAGATTGCGCCGTGGGTGCCTGGGGGGCTGACGACGTTGGGCACGGACGGTTACGGCCGCAGCGAGACGCGCGAGCGGCTGCGCCGCTTTTTTGAAGTGGACGCCGAATCGGTTGTGATCGCCACGCTGCACGCGCTGGCGGCAAAGGACATGGTGGACCGGCGGGTGGTGGCCAGGGCGATCAAAGACCTGGGTATGGACCCCGACAAGGCCTATCCGGAGCTGGCGAGCTGGTAG
- a CDS encoding lipoate--protein ligase family protein — protein sequence MKLCDLTLATPEENLACDEVLLNLCEAGESDELLRLWALPEYFVVLGYANKAATEVNLPYCHKHTIPVLRRCSGGGAVLQGPGVLNYSLVLRMDHCGPFHSIHATNRLILERHRDTLAPLLMAPVEWRGQTDLAIGGLKFSGNSQRRHRRFLLFHGSFLLHLDLSLVEKTLPQPSRQPDYRLNRSHSDFLINLNVPPHALKTALAKAWKATIPLAPIPLDLITRLVGEKYALDEWNLKF from the coding sequence ATGAAACTCTGCGACCTCACGCTGGCGACCCCCGAGGAGAACCTCGCTTGCGACGAAGTCCTGCTCAACCTCTGCGAGGCCGGTGAGAGCGATGAACTCCTCCGGCTTTGGGCGCTCCCGGAGTATTTCGTCGTGCTTGGCTACGCCAATAAGGCCGCGACCGAAGTGAACCTCCCCTACTGCCACAAGCACACCATCCCCGTCCTGCGGCGCTGTTCGGGAGGCGGAGCCGTCCTGCAAGGCCCGGGTGTCCTGAATTATTCCTTGGTCCTGCGCATGGACCACTGCGGTCCCTTCCACAGCATTCACGCCACGAATCGCCTCATTCTCGAACGCCACCGCGACACGTTGGCCCCGCTGCTCATGGCTCCTGTCGAGTGGCGCGGTCAAACCGACCTGGCGATCGGCGGGCTCAAGTTTTCCGGCAACTCCCAGCGCCGCCATCGCCGCTTCCTGTTGTTCCACGGCTCGTTCCTGCTCCACCTTGATCTGAGCCTGGTGGAAAAGACCCTCCCACAACCTTCCCGCCAGCCGGATTACCGCCTCAACCGATCGCATTCCGACTTCCTGATCAACCTGAACGTTCCGCCACACGCCTTGAAGACTGCCCTCGCCAAGGCCTGGAAGGCCACCATCCCGCTTGCACCGATTCCCCTCGATTTGATCACTCGCCTCGTCGGAGAAAAGTACGCACTCGACGAGTGGAATCTGAAATTCTAA